Proteins encoded together in one Streptomyces umbrinus window:
- a CDS encoding LLM class flavin-dependent oxidoreductase, with the protein MPATVVRFNLVEPGATPASLSARYKAALEMATYADDRGMTTVQTEEHHGVENNWLPSPFTFAGAVFGATRRIAVTVSAIIGPLHDPLRLAEDIAVLDLLSGGRLITVAGIGYRPEEYAIFDVEWKRRGRLQDELLETLLKAWTGEEFEYQGRTVRVTPRPFSDPHPLLLVGGSSKAAARRAARLGLPFFPSAHLPELEAYYKERLVEYGTQGWTMMPSAVTPLLHLAEDPDRVWAEHGEHFLHEARTYASWQSSDIRSAVRSAATTVDELRAEGVYRIVTPDECLAQGLDSYVLHPLSGGMPLDEGWRSMHLFCENVLPRLKSL; encoded by the coding sequence ATGCCCGCAACGGTCGTACGTTTCAACCTCGTTGAGCCCGGCGCGACACCCGCCTCGCTCAGCGCCCGCTACAAGGCAGCCCTGGAGATGGCGACTTACGCCGACGACCGCGGGATGACCACCGTGCAGACCGAGGAGCACCACGGCGTCGAGAACAACTGGCTGCCCTCGCCGTTCACCTTCGCGGGCGCGGTCTTCGGCGCGACCCGGCGCATCGCGGTCACCGTCTCGGCGATCATCGGCCCGCTGCACGATCCACTGCGGCTGGCCGAGGACATCGCCGTACTCGACCTGCTGAGCGGCGGCCGGCTGATCACGGTCGCGGGCATCGGCTACCGGCCCGAGGAGTACGCGATCTTCGACGTGGAGTGGAAGCGGCGCGGCCGTCTCCAGGACGAGCTCCTTGAGACGCTGCTGAAGGCGTGGACCGGCGAGGAGTTCGAGTACCAGGGCCGTACGGTACGGGTCACACCGCGCCCCTTCTCGGATCCGCACCCCCTGCTGCTGGTCGGCGGCTCCTCCAAGGCGGCGGCCCGGCGCGCGGCCCGGCTCGGCCTGCCGTTCTTCCCGAGCGCGCATCTGCCGGAGCTGGAGGCCTACTACAAGGAGCGGCTGGTCGAGTACGGCACGCAGGGCTGGACCATGATGCCCTCGGCGGTCACCCCGCTCCTGCACCTGGCCGAGGACCCGGACCGCGTGTGGGCCGAGCACGGCGAGCACTTCCTGCACGAGGCGAGGACGTACGCCTCCTGGCAGTCGTCCGACATCCGCTCGGCGGTGCGGTCGGCGGCCACGACGGTCGACGAGCTGCGCGCCGAGGGCGTCTACCGGATCGTGACGCCGGACGAGTGTCTGGCGCAGGGCCTCGACAGCTACGTACTGCATCCGCTGTCCGGCGGGATGCCGCTCGACGAGGGCTGGCGCAGCATGCACCTGTTCTGCGAGAACGTACTGCCCCGGCTCAAGAGCCTCTAG
- a CDS encoding sugar porter family MFS transporter → MTSSAQPLKSGAREAHPEHLGHVIFIAAAAAMGGFLFGYDSAVINGAVEAIRHRYDIGSAALAQVIAVALIGCAIGAATAGRIADRIGRIRCMQISAVLFTVSAVGSALPFALYDLAFWRVVGGFAIGMASVIGPAYIAEVAPAAYRGRLGSFQQAAIVIGIAISQLVNWGILNAAGGDQRGEIMGLEAWQVMLGVMVIPAVLYGLLSFAIPESPRFLISAGKDERAREVLREVEGDNVDLDARVAEIEHAMKSEHKSVFKDLLGGTFFFKPIVWIGIGLSVFQQFVGINVAFYYSSTLWQSVGVDPSESFFYSFTTSIINIVGTVIAMIFVDRIGRKPLALIGSVGMVIGLGLEAWAFSFDLVDGKLPATQGWVALIAAHVFVLFFALSWGVVVWVFLGEMFPNKIRAAALGVAASAQWIANWAITASFPSLADWNLSLTYVIYTVFAALSIPFVLKFVTETKGKTLEEMG, encoded by the coding sequence GTGACCAGCTCAGCGCAGCCGCTCAAGTCAGGAGCCCGTGAGGCTCACCCCGAACATCTCGGGCACGTCATCTTCATCGCGGCGGCGGCCGCGATGGGCGGTTTCCTCTTCGGCTACGACAGTGCCGTGATCAACGGCGCCGTCGAGGCCATCCGGCACCGGTACGACATCGGCTCCGCGGCCCTGGCCCAGGTCATCGCCGTCGCGCTGATCGGCTGTGCGATCGGTGCCGCCACCGCGGGCCGGATCGCCGACCGCATCGGCCGTATCCGCTGCATGCAGATCTCGGCCGTGCTGTTCACCGTCAGCGCCGTCGGCTCCGCGTTGCCCTTCGCCCTGTACGACCTGGCCTTCTGGCGGGTCGTCGGCGGCTTCGCCATCGGTATGGCCTCCGTCATCGGCCCGGCCTACATCGCCGAGGTCGCCCCCGCCGCGTACCGCGGACGGCTCGGCTCCTTCCAGCAGGCCGCGATCGTCATCGGCATCGCCATCTCGCAGCTGGTCAACTGGGGCATCCTGAACGCCGCCGGCGGCGACCAGCGCGGCGAGATCATGGGCCTGGAGGCCTGGCAGGTCATGCTCGGCGTCATGGTCATTCCGGCCGTGCTGTACGGGCTGCTCTCCTTCGCGATCCCGGAGTCGCCCCGTTTCCTGATCTCCGCAGGCAAGGACGAGCGCGCCCGTGAGGTGCTGCGCGAGGTCGAGGGCGACAACGTCGACCTGGACGCCCGCGTCGCCGAGATCGAGCACGCCATGAAGAGCGAGCACAAGTCGGTCTTCAAGGACCTGCTCGGCGGGACCTTCTTCTTCAAGCCGATCGTCTGGATCGGCATCGGCCTCTCGGTCTTCCAGCAGTTCGTCGGCATCAACGTCGCGTTCTACTACTCCTCGACGCTGTGGCAGTCGGTCGGCGTCGACCCGTCCGAGTCGTTCTTCTACTCGTTCACGACGTCGATCATCAACATCGTCGGCACCGTGATCGCCATGATCTTCGTCGACCGGATCGGCCGTAAGCCGCTCGCGCTCATCGGCTCCGTGGGCATGGTCATCGGGCTCGGTCTGGAGGCCTGGGCCTTCTCCTTCGACCTCGTCGACGGCAAGCTGCCGGCCACCCAGGGCTGGGTCGCCCTGATCGCCGCCCATGTGTTCGTGCTCTTCTTCGCCCTCTCCTGGGGTGTCGTCGTCTGGGTCTTCCTCGGTGAGATGTTCCCGAACAAGATCCGCGCCGCCGCCCTCGGTGTCGCCGCCTCGGCGCAGTGGATCGCCAACTGGGCCATCACCGCGAGCTTCCCGTCGCTGGCCGACTGGAACCTCTCCCTGACCTACGTGATCTACACGGTCTTCGCCGCGCTCTCCATCCCGTTCGTGCTCAAGTTCGTGACGGAGACGAAGGGCAAGACCCTGGAGGAGATGGGCTAG
- a CDS encoding AAA family ATPase: MHLKALTLRGFKSFASATTLRFEPGITCVVGPNGSGKSNVVDALSWVMGEQGAKSLRGGKMEDVIFAGTTGRPPLGRAEVSLTIDNSDGALPIEYAEVTITRIMFRNGGSEYQINGDTCRLLDIQELLSDSGIGREMHVIVGQGQLDSVLHADPMGRRAFIEEAAGVLKHRKRKEKALRKLDAMQANLARVQDLTDELRRQLKPLGRQAAVARRAAVIQADLRDARLRLLADDLVRLRGALQAEVADEAALKERKESAEADLKKALQREAMLEDEVRRLTPRLQRAQQTWYELSQLAERVRGTVSLADARVKSATAQPPEERRGRDPEDMEREAARIREQEAELEAALEAAERALEDTVSHRADLERELAVEERRLKDVARAIADRREGLARLNGQVNAARSRAASAQAEIDRLASARDEAQERAVTAQEEYEQLKAEVDGLDAGDEEIAGRHETAKHALADAESALTEAREAATAAERKRAATQARHEALSLGLRRKDGTGALLVAKDRLTGLLGPAAELLSVTPGHEVPVAAAFGAAADAIAVTSPSAAADAIRLLRKQDGGRAALLLAGAPDAPAAGGAFGNTGDVIGAQSAQSGVGVGGTSSGGDPERGGPERGGPTFAADLVRGPSDLMPAVRRLLRGIVVVGTLEDAEDLVYSRPELTAVTAEGDLLGAHFAQGGSAGAPSLLEVQASVDEAAAELEELGVLCEELTEEQHRAAELRKERTALVEELGERRRAGEREKSQVAQQLGRLAGQARGAAGEAERSTAAAARAQEALERAVQEAEELAERLAVAEEMPFEEEPDTSVRDRLAADGANARQTEMEARLQTRTHEERVKGLAGRADSLDRAARAEREARARAEQRKARLRHEAAVAGAVASGARQLLAHVEVSLARADEERTAAERAKARREQDLVVARNEGRDLKAELDKLTDSVHRGEVLGAEKRMRIEQLEAKALEELGVEPAGLIADFGPDQLVPPSLPAEGEELPEDPEHPRNQPRRFHRAEQEKRLKSAERAYQQLGKVNPLALEEFSALEERHKFLSEQLEDLKKTRADLLQVVKEVDERVEQVFTQAFWDTAREFEGVFSRLFPGGEGRLILTDPDNMLTTGVDVEARPPGKKVKRLSLLSGGERSLTAVAMLVSIFKARPSPFYVMDEVEAALDDTNLQRLIRIMQELQEASQLIVITHQKRTMEVADALYGVSMQGDGVSKVISQRLR; the protein is encoded by the coding sequence GTGCACCTCAAGGCCCTGACCCTGCGCGGGTTCAAATCGTTCGCCTCGGCGACCACGCTGCGGTTCGAGCCGGGCATCACCTGTGTCGTGGGCCCCAACGGCTCGGGCAAGTCCAATGTCGTGGACGCCCTCAGCTGGGTCATGGGCGAGCAGGGCGCCAAGTCCCTGCGCGGCGGCAAGATGGAGGACGTCATCTTCGCCGGCACCACCGGGCGGCCCCCGCTCGGCCGCGCCGAAGTGTCCCTGACCATCGACAACTCCGACGGCGCGCTGCCCATCGAGTACGCCGAGGTCACCATCACGCGGATCATGTTCCGCAACGGCGGCAGCGAGTACCAGATCAACGGCGACACCTGCCGTTTGCTGGACATCCAGGAGCTGTTGTCCGACTCCGGCATCGGCCGCGAGATGCACGTCATCGTCGGACAGGGCCAGCTCGACTCCGTCCTGCACGCCGATCCGATGGGCCGCCGTGCCTTCATCGAGGAGGCCGCCGGCGTTCTCAAGCACCGCAAGCGCAAGGAGAAGGCGCTGCGGAAGCTGGACGCGATGCAGGCCAACCTCGCGCGCGTGCAGGACCTCACCGACGAACTCCGGCGCCAGTTGAAGCCGCTGGGCCGGCAGGCCGCCGTCGCCCGCCGGGCCGCCGTCATCCAGGCCGACCTCCGCGACGCCCGCCTCCGGCTGCTCGCCGACGATCTCGTACGGCTCCGGGGAGCGCTCCAGGCCGAGGTCGCCGACGAGGCCGCGCTCAAGGAGCGCAAGGAGTCGGCCGAGGCCGACCTGAAGAAGGCGCTCCAGCGCGAGGCGATGCTGGAGGACGAGGTACGGCGGCTCACCCCGCGCCTGCAGCGAGCACAGCAGACCTGGTACGAGCTGTCGCAGCTGGCCGAGCGGGTGCGCGGCACGGTCTCCCTGGCGGACGCGCGGGTCAAGAGCGCGACCGCCCAGCCGCCGGAGGAGCGGCGCGGGCGGGACCCCGAGGACATGGAGCGCGAGGCCGCGCGGATCCGTGAGCAGGAGGCCGAGCTCGAAGCGGCCCTGGAGGCGGCCGAGCGGGCCCTGGAGGACACCGTCTCCCACCGGGCCGACCTCGAGCGCGAACTGGCGGTGGAGGAGCGGCGTCTGAAGGACGTGGCCCGCGCCATCGCGGACCGCCGCGAAGGCCTGGCCCGGCTGAACGGGCAGGTCAACGCGGCCCGTTCGCGCGCCGCCTCCGCCCAGGCGGAGATCGACCGGCTCGCCTCCGCCCGCGACGAGGCGCAGGAACGGGCGGTCACCGCCCAGGAGGAGTACGAGCAGCTCAAGGCCGAGGTCGACGGCCTGGACGCGGGCGACGAGGAAATCGCCGGACGGCACGAGACGGCCAAGCATGCCCTCGCCGACGCAGAGTCCGCCCTGACCGAGGCCCGCGAGGCGGCCACCGCGGCCGAACGCAAGCGCGCCGCCACGCAGGCCCGCCACGAGGCCCTGTCCCTGGGGCTGCGCCGGAAGGACGGCACAGGGGCGCTGCTCGTGGCGAAGGACCGGCTGACAGGTCTGCTGGGTCCGGCGGCGGAACTGCTCTCCGTCACACCCGGCCACGAGGTCCCGGTCGCGGCCGCCTTCGGCGCGGCGGCGGATGCCATCGCGGTGACCAGCCCGTCCGCGGCGGCGGACGCCATCCGCCTGCTGCGCAAGCAGGACGGGGGGCGGGCGGCGCTGCTGCTGGCGGGGGCACCGGACGCTCCCGCTGCCGGGGGAGCGTTCGGCAACACCGGCGACGTAATCGGCGCGCAGTCCGCGCAGTCCGGCGTGGGCGTCGGCGGGACGTCCTCCGGGGGAGATCCGGAGCGTGGTGGTCCCGAGCGTGGTGGTCCGACGTTCGCCGCCGATCTCGTCCGCGGGCCCTCCGATCTCATGCCTGCCGTACGGCGGCTGCTGCGGGGCATCGTCGTGGTCGGGACGCTGGAGGACGCCGAGGATCTCGTCTACTCCCGGCCCGAGCTCACCGCGGTGACCGCCGAGGGAGACCTGCTCGGGGCGCACTTCGCCCAGGGAGGTTCCGCCGGGGCGCCGAGTCTGCTCGAAGTACAGGCGTCGGTCGACGAGGCGGCGGCCGAGCTGGAAGAACTGGGCGTGCTGTGCGAGGAGTTGACCGAGGAACAGCACCGGGCCGCCGAGCTGCGCAAGGAACGGACCGCTCTCGTAGAGGAGTTGGGCGAGCGTCGGCGGGCCGGTGAGCGGGAGAAGTCCCAGGTCGCCCAGCAGCTCGGGCGGTTGGCCGGGCAGGCGCGGGGCGCCGCCGGAGAGGCCGAGCGGAGCACCGCGGCGGCCGCACGCGCACAGGAAGCCCTCGAACGTGCCGTCCAGGAGGCGGAGGAGCTCGCCGAACGGCTCGCCGTCGCCGAGGAGATGCCGTTCGAGGAGGAACCCGACACCTCCGTACGGGACCGGCTCGCGGCCGACGGGGCCAACGCTCGGCAGACCGAGATGGAGGCCCGGCTCCAGACGCGTACGCACGAGGAACGGGTCAAGGGGCTTGCCGGGCGGGCCGATTCGCTGGACCGGGCCGCGCGGGCCGAACGTGAGGCACGCGCGCGTGCCGAGCAGCGCAAGGCACGGCTGCGGCACGAGGCCGCTGTCGCCGGGGCCGTCGCCTCCGGCGCGCGGCAACTGCTCGCGCACGTCGAGGTCTCGCTCGCCCGGGCGGACGAGGAGCGTACGGCCGCCGAGCGCGCCAAGGCGCGGCGGGAGCAGGACCTCGTCGTCGCCCGCAACGAGGGCCGCGACCTCAAGGCCGAACTCGACAAGCTCACGGACTCGGTGCACCGCGGCGAGGTCCTCGGGGCCGAGAAGCGGATGCGGATCGAGCAGTTGGAGGCGAAGGCGCTGGAGGAGCTGGGGGTCGAACCGGCCGGGCTGATCGCGGACTTCGGGCCTGACCAGCTCGTGCCGCCCTCCCTCCCCGCCGAGGGCGAGGAGCTGCCGGAGGATCCGGAGCATCCGCGCAACCAGCCCCGGCGCTTCCACCGTGCCGAGCAGGAGAAGCGGCTCAAGTCCGCCGAACGGGCCTACCAGCAGCTGGGCAAGGTCAACCCGCTGGCCCTGGAGGAGTTCTCCGCGCTGGAGGAGCGCCACAAGTTCCTCAGCGAGCAGCTGGAGGACCTGAAGAAGACGCGTGCCGATCTTCTTCAGGTGGTGAAGGAGGTCGACGAGCGCGTCGAGCAGGTCTTCACCCAGGCGTTCTGGGACACGGCGCGGGAGTTCGAAGGGGTCTTCAGCCGGCTGTTCCCGGGTGGGGAGGGGCGGCTGATCCTCACCGATCCCGACAACATGCTCACCACGGGTGTCGATGTGGAGGCGCGGCCGCCCGGGAAGAAGGTCAAGAGGCTGTCGCTGCTGTCCGGTGGCGAGCGGTCGCTGACCGCCGTGGCCATGCTCGTGTCGATCTTCAAGGCGCGGCCCAGTCCGTTCTATGTGATGGACGAGGTCGAGGCGGCGCTGGACGACACGAATCTTCAGCGGTTGATCCGGATCATGCAGGAGCTGCAGGAGGCTTCGCAGTTGATCGTGATCACGCATCAGAAGCGGACGATGGAAGTTGCTGACGCGTTGTATGGCGTGTCCATGCAGGGGGACGGTGTTTCCAAGGTGATCAGCCAGAGGCTGCGCTAG